A single genomic interval of Cucumis sativus cultivar 9930 chromosome 5, Cucumber_9930_V3, whole genome shotgun sequence harbors:
- the LOC101218738 gene encoding kinesin-like protein KIN-10C isoform X1 codes for MDSSSRALKGFKEGRKVRVIAKIKSLPGQEIDGESTASWISVNKPNGDASESVAISFGDQPVSRKETYEVDYCYEQNEDTENIFTREVKSLIPGVFDGHHATVIAYGARGTGKTSTIQGTIEKQGLASLTINELLLMAKEKGKSVSISYYEVYMDYVYDLLDPKRATVLVLDNGQGKIQLKGLSRIPVKSLSDFHGLYFVGSSSHKQGQKNTNEPPPRSHRGLIVHISSTNETAPDTRFVSKMNFVDMAGYEDARRRSTDGTSLVENSKINKSIYALLNVASALNSNDNHVPYRESKLTRILQDSLGGAQSKILMISCLNSSFCQDSIYMANLAARSCQVIKRVASSAIRKMKSSTNSAVHSSLKSQIPKSVSATAKKQTISRFSFSEKKASVSTTSSAMKGRKLFDDATSYLGKLDKETKLSSASSRRERLKNGGPISVIDQVKPLSCSIKPEEESTSALEKELSVAEISNSVETTIVPEVVSNSKQEPERIDNDMSVLSANGGGQNINEEDNYSMINIDDILVESTPEVTSSTSLFAVQNSCLDKENSSYMINEESSPPISARLQALSNSLKLLCSSTPTCKIPVSDDPYALVSTDAVTEQQTPKMERSLQVYDEEDVANPTTTPWEKLSKRSTGLQKLLVEDLLRFINTASKEELKQLNGIGEKRAAAIIELRKESPEPFNSIDDLMKIGLSAKQVKGLMKKEAGELLFN; via the exons TCGAAAGGAAACTTATGAAGTAGACTACTGCTACGAGCAAAACGAAGACACtgaaaacatatttacaaGAGAGGTGAAATCTCTGATTCCTGGGGTCTTTGATGGTCATCATGCAACAGTTATCGCATATGGTGCAAGAGGCACTGGGAAAACTTCTACAATTCAG GGTACTATTGAGAAACAGGGTTTGGCATCATTAACCATTAATGAATTACTTCTAATGGccaaagaaaaagggaaatcAGTTTCCATATCATACTATGAAGTTTACATGGACTATGTCTATGATTTACTGGATCCGAAACGAGCAACAGTTCTGGTATTGGATAATGGTCAAGGAAAAATACAACTTAAGGGACTTTCGCGG ATTCCAGTGAAATCTCTATCAGATTTTCATGGACTATATTTTGTTGGTTCTAGTTCACATAAACAAGGGCAAAAGAATACAAATGAACCTCCTCCTAGAAGCCACAGGGGCTTGATAGTGCATATTTCATCTACCAATGAGACTGCGCCAGATACTCGTTTTGTTTCCAAGATGAATTTCGTTGACATGGCTG GTTATGAAGATGCTAGAAGGAGAAGTACTGATGGCACGAGCCTCGtcgaaaatagtaaaattaacAAGTCGATATACGCCTTGCTGAATGTTGCTTCTGCTTTGAATTCAAATGATAACCACGTGCCATATCGAGAAAGTAAGCTTACACGCATTCTGCAAGATTCCTTGGGAGGAGCGCAAAGCAAGATTTTGATGATTAGTTGCTTG AATTCATCATTTTGCCAAGACTCCATCTACATGGCGAACTTAGCAGCTAGATCTTGTCAAGTAATTAAGCGCGTTGCTTCAAGTGCCATTAGGAAAATGAAGAGTTCAACAAATTCTGCGGTGCATTCATCACTTAAAAGCCAAATACCCAAGAGCGTTTCTGCAACTGCAAAGAAGCAGACCATCTCCCgattttcattttctgaaAAGAAGGCTAGTGTTAGTACAACCTCCTCTGCAATGAAAGGAAG GAAGTTGTTCGATGATGCAACAAGTTATTTGGGAAAACTGGACAAG gAAACTAAATTGTCAAGTGCATCTTCTAGACGTGAACGTTTGAAGAATGGAGGACCTATTTCTGTTATAGACCAG GTGAAACCATTGTCATGTTCTATAAAGCCGGAAGAAGAATCTACTTCTGCATTGGAGAAG GAACTATCTGTTGCAGAAATTTCCAATTCGGTAGAAACTACTATTGTGCCAGAG gTTGTTTCTAATAGCAAGCAAGAACCTGAAAGAATCGATAACGACATGAGTGTATTATCTGCCAATGGAGGTG GTCAAAATATCAACGAGGAAGACAATTACTCAATGATCAATATTGACGACATTCTTGTGGAAAGCACACCTGAGGTGACCAGTAGCACCAGTTTGTTTGCTGTTCAAA ATTCGTGTTTAGATAAGGAAAACAGTAGCTATATGATCAATGAAGAATCATCTCCTCCAATCAGTGCACGATTACAAGCATTATCAAACAGTTTGAAGTTACTCTGTTCTTCGACACCAACGTGTAAGATCCCTGTTAGTGATGATCCATATGCCTTAGTCTCTACTGATGCTGTTACGGAACAACAAACTCCGAAAATGGAACGAAGTTTGCAGGTTTATGATGAAGAGGATGTTGCAAATCCAACTACTACTCCTTGGGAAAAACTAAGCAAGCGCAGTACGGGTTTGCAG aAATTGCTAGTGGAGGATCTTCTAAGGTTTATTAACACAGCTAGCAA GGAAGAATTGAAACAATTGAAT GGTATTGGAGAGAAGAGAGCAGCAGCAATAATTGAACTTCGCAAAGAATCGCCCGAGCCTTTTAATAGT ATTGATGATCTAATGAAGATCGGACTATCAGCAAAACAGGTAAAAGGATTGATGAAAAAAGAAGCTGGTGAGCTATTATTC
- the LOC101218738 gene encoding kinesin-like protein KIN-10C isoform X2: MDSSSRALKGFKEGRKVRVIAKIKSLPGQEIDGESTASWISVNKPNGDASESVAISFGDQPVSRKETYEVDYCYEQNEDTENIFTREVKSLIPGVFDGHHATVIAYGARGTGKTSTIQGTIEKQGLASLTINELLLMAKEKGKSVSISYYEVYMDYVYDLLDPKRATVLVLDNGQGKIQLKGLSRIPVKSLSDFHGLYFVGSSSHKQGQKNTNEPPPRSHRGLIVHISSTNETAPDTRFVSKMNFVDMAGYEDARRRSTDGTSLVENSKINKSIYALLNVASALNSNDNHVPYRESKLTRILQDSLGGAQSKILMISCLNSSFCQDSIYMANLAARSCQVIKRVASSAIRKMKSSTNSAVHSSLKSQIPKSVSATAKKQTISRFSFSEKKASVSTTSSAMKGRKLFDDATSYLGKLDKETKLSSASSRRERLKNGGPISVIDQVKPLSCSIKPEEESTSALEKELSVAEISNSVETTIVPEVVSNSKQEPERIDNDMSVLSANGGQNINEEDNYSMINIDDILVESTPEVTSSTSLFAVQNSCLDKENSSYMINEESSPPISARLQALSNSLKLLCSSTPTCKIPVSDDPYALVSTDAVTEQQTPKMERSLQVYDEEDVANPTTTPWEKLSKRSTGLQKLLVEDLLRFINTASKEELKQLNGIGEKRAAAIIELRKESPEPFNSIDDLMKIGLSAKQVKGLMKKEAGELLFN, from the exons TCGAAAGGAAACTTATGAAGTAGACTACTGCTACGAGCAAAACGAAGACACtgaaaacatatttacaaGAGAGGTGAAATCTCTGATTCCTGGGGTCTTTGATGGTCATCATGCAACAGTTATCGCATATGGTGCAAGAGGCACTGGGAAAACTTCTACAATTCAG GGTACTATTGAGAAACAGGGTTTGGCATCATTAACCATTAATGAATTACTTCTAATGGccaaagaaaaagggaaatcAGTTTCCATATCATACTATGAAGTTTACATGGACTATGTCTATGATTTACTGGATCCGAAACGAGCAACAGTTCTGGTATTGGATAATGGTCAAGGAAAAATACAACTTAAGGGACTTTCGCGG ATTCCAGTGAAATCTCTATCAGATTTTCATGGACTATATTTTGTTGGTTCTAGTTCACATAAACAAGGGCAAAAGAATACAAATGAACCTCCTCCTAGAAGCCACAGGGGCTTGATAGTGCATATTTCATCTACCAATGAGACTGCGCCAGATACTCGTTTTGTTTCCAAGATGAATTTCGTTGACATGGCTG GTTATGAAGATGCTAGAAGGAGAAGTACTGATGGCACGAGCCTCGtcgaaaatagtaaaattaacAAGTCGATATACGCCTTGCTGAATGTTGCTTCTGCTTTGAATTCAAATGATAACCACGTGCCATATCGAGAAAGTAAGCTTACACGCATTCTGCAAGATTCCTTGGGAGGAGCGCAAAGCAAGATTTTGATGATTAGTTGCTTG AATTCATCATTTTGCCAAGACTCCATCTACATGGCGAACTTAGCAGCTAGATCTTGTCAAGTAATTAAGCGCGTTGCTTCAAGTGCCATTAGGAAAATGAAGAGTTCAACAAATTCTGCGGTGCATTCATCACTTAAAAGCCAAATACCCAAGAGCGTTTCTGCAACTGCAAAGAAGCAGACCATCTCCCgattttcattttctgaaAAGAAGGCTAGTGTTAGTACAACCTCCTCTGCAATGAAAGGAAG GAAGTTGTTCGATGATGCAACAAGTTATTTGGGAAAACTGGACAAG gAAACTAAATTGTCAAGTGCATCTTCTAGACGTGAACGTTTGAAGAATGGAGGACCTATTTCTGTTATAGACCAG GTGAAACCATTGTCATGTTCTATAAAGCCGGAAGAAGAATCTACTTCTGCATTGGAGAAG GAACTATCTGTTGCAGAAATTTCCAATTCGGTAGAAACTACTATTGTGCCAGAG gTTGTTTCTAATAGCAAGCAAGAACCTGAAAGAATCGATAACGACATGAGTGTATTATCTGCCAATGGAG GTCAAAATATCAACGAGGAAGACAATTACTCAATGATCAATATTGACGACATTCTTGTGGAAAGCACACCTGAGGTGACCAGTAGCACCAGTTTGTTTGCTGTTCAAA ATTCGTGTTTAGATAAGGAAAACAGTAGCTATATGATCAATGAAGAATCATCTCCTCCAATCAGTGCACGATTACAAGCATTATCAAACAGTTTGAAGTTACTCTGTTCTTCGACACCAACGTGTAAGATCCCTGTTAGTGATGATCCATATGCCTTAGTCTCTACTGATGCTGTTACGGAACAACAAACTCCGAAAATGGAACGAAGTTTGCAGGTTTATGATGAAGAGGATGTTGCAAATCCAACTACTACTCCTTGGGAAAAACTAAGCAAGCGCAGTACGGGTTTGCAG aAATTGCTAGTGGAGGATCTTCTAAGGTTTATTAACACAGCTAGCAA GGAAGAATTGAAACAATTGAAT GGTATTGGAGAGAAGAGAGCAGCAGCAATAATTGAACTTCGCAAAGAATCGCCCGAGCCTTTTAATAGT ATTGATGATCTAATGAAGATCGGACTATCAGCAAAACAGGTAAAAGGATTGATGAAAAAAGAAGCTGGTGAGCTATTATTC